Part of the Arthrobacter gengyunqii genome is shown below.
GGTCATCGACCTCGTGCAGGGCGGACAGGGTGTCTTTGGCATCGCCGTCGGACGCGTCTGGCGCGAAGTTGAAGGAAGCCTTGCGCAGCTGCCCAGCGAGCACGTGAGGGAGCACGAGTTTCCCGGCGATGAACTGAGCCAGCGGCGGATTGCCCGCAAGATCAGCTAGGCAAGATTGGCTGGGCAAGATCAGCGGGAAAGGACCGCGCCGGCGTTTGACGGCCACGCCCGCGCACCCCGATAGGAGCGCCCCTTGGTGTCTGCCGTCGGCCCAGCAACGCTTGCCTTTGCGGAAACAGTGCGGGGCTAACCCCTGAACTGTGTTTAGCTCGCTCGGCGAATGACGCGGTTGCGGACGCTGCCGGTTTCCATGAGGTTTTTCAGCAGGGCATCGAACGTGCCTGCGGCCTGCTTGGCCGACTCCCCGGGCCAGTGGTGCACAGAGTGCGCGGCTCCCTGGATCTGCTGCCAGTTGGCCTGTTCGGCAATGGTGGGGCTCAGCAACAGGTCGCCAAACATCTGCTTCATCTCGGCCAGCCGGAAGGTGTGCTCATTGGAGCCAGAGCGCACGCGGTTCGCGATGATCGAGGCCGGGGCGAGGTTGGGAGCGAACTCCGTGCGGAACAGTTCGAGGGCACGCATTGTCCGCTCGGTGCCTGCCACGGAGAAGAGTCCGGGTTCCGCCACCAGCAGGACACGGTTGCTGGCCGTCCATGCCATGCGCGTGAGGCCGTTCAATGACGGCGGGCAGTCGATGAGGACCAGCCCGTAGCCGCTGACGCGGGAAAGAAGGGTGGAGAGGCGCTTGAGGTCCCTCCGGCCCAGGTCCGGACGGTCGTAGATGCCTGAAAATGCAGAGCCCATGGCGACATCAAGAACGGGCTGGTGTTTGGGATCCTGGTTTTTGGCCCGACGGTCATTGGCAACCCAGCCGCTGGGAACAACATTGTCGCCCAGCTGTGCACGCCGTGAATTCTTGAGCATTTCGCCGATGCCGGGTTTGTCACCTGCGGTGACACCCAAGCCGGTGGTAGCGTCCGCGTGCGGATCAAGGTCCACGACGAGGGTGGGAATTCCTGCTGCCAGTGCAGCCGACGCCAGTCCGAGCGTCACGGAAGTCTTGCCCACGCCGCCCTTCAGACTGCTGATGCTCACTACTTGCACTTGTTGAACCAAAACCTAACGTGTCTAGGGATCACGAGCGGGGGCCCTTGTGAGGCTGCTGTTTCATTCTATGTGACGCCCGGCGGTAACTCCTGCAGGGTCGGTTTTGCAGGGTGGCGGGAGATAGGCAGAATAATCTGGGTGATCCAGCACACTTTTCCAGCGGTTGCTGTGAAATAGTCTGGATTAGAATCCGAAAGAGTGCAGCGGCCCCGGTGCTGCCCTCACCCGCAACGATGCAGGAGCGCAATGTTCTCGAAGATACTGGTAGCCAACCGCGGAGAAATCGCGATCCGAGCCTTCAGGGCGGCTTACGAGCTGGGCGCAAAGACCGTAGCAGTGTTCCCGCAGGAAGACCGCAACTCGATCCACCGCCAGAAGGCAGACGAGGCCTACCTCATTGGTGAGGAAGGGCACCCTGTCCGGGCTTACCTCAACGTGGACGAGATCATCCGCGTGGCCAAGGAGTCCGGCTGTGACGCGATCTACCCGGGTTACGGGTTCCTTTCAGAGAACCCCCAGCTGGCACGCGCCGCCAAGGAAGCGGGCATCACCTTTGTGGGGCCCGATGCTGACATCCTCGAGCTGGCCGGCCACAAGGTTCATGCCCTGAATGCCGCGCGGGAAGCAGGCATTCCGGTGCTGCGCTCCACTCAGCCCAGCTCGGACCCCGAGAAGCTGCTTGCAGAAGCCGAGGACATCGGCTTCCCCATTTTCGTCAAAGCAGTGGCAGGCGGCGGCGGCCGCGGCATGCGCCGCGTGGACACCGCCAAGGACCTGCCCGAGGCCCTGAGCGCCGCCATGCGCGAAGCCGACACCGCCTTCGGGGATTCCACCGTGTTCCTGGAACAGGCTGTCCTGCGCCCCCGGCACATTGAAGTCCAGATCCTCGCCGACGGCGAAGGCAACGTGATCCATCTCTTTGAGCGGGACTGCTCCCTGCAGCGCCGCCACCAGAAGGTCATTGAAATTGCACCGGCGCCCAACCTGGACGAGAGCATCCGGCAGGCCCTGTACCGGGATGCAGTGAAGTTCGCCAAGGCACTGAAATATGAAAACGCCGGCACGGTCGAGTTCCTCGTGGACACCGTTGGCGAACGCGCCGGGCAGCACGTCTTCATTGAAATGAATCCCCGCATCCAGGTGGAGCACACAGTCACCGAGGAGATCACCGACGTCGACCTGGTGCAGTCTCAGCTGCGGATCGCGGCCGGCGAGACCCTGGAAGACCTGGGTCTGCGCCAGGATGAACTGCGGGTGCGCGGCGCTGCGCTGCAGTGCCGCATCACCACGGAGGATCCGGCGAACGGTTTCCGCCCCGACGTCGGCAAGATCAGCGGTTACCGGTCCGCCGGCGGCGCAGGCGTCCGGCTGGACGGCGGCACGGTTTACGCCGGTGCCGACATCAGTCCGCACTTTGATTCCATGCTGGTGAAGCTGACCTGCCGCGGCCGCACCTACCCGGCCGCTGTCAACCGCGCCCGGCGTGCCCTGGCCGAGTTCCGAATCCGCGGCGTCTCATCCAACATTTCCTTCCTGCAGGCTGTCCTGGATGACCCCGACTTCATTGCCGGAGACGTGGCCACGTCCTTCATCGAGGAACGCCCCGAACTGCTCAGTGCCCGCGGCTCCGCCGACCGCGGCTCACGGCTGCTCAACTGGCTGGCGGACACCACGGTGAACAAGCCGTACGGGGAGCTTCCCGTGCACAGCGACCCGGCGGACAAGCTGCCGGCCGACCTGCCGGAGGTCCGGCCGGGTTCGCGCCAACGGCTTGAGGAGCTTGGTCCGGAGGGTTTTGCGGCAGAGCTGCGTGCCCAGCAGGCCCTGGCGGTCACCGACACCACCTTCCGGGATGCGCACCAGTCGCTGCTCGCGACCCGGGTCCGCACGCGTGACCTGCTGTTGGCCGCGCCCGCAGTGTCCGCGCTGACACCCGAACTGCTCTCGGTGGAGGCCTGGGGCGGTGCGACCTACGACGTCGCCCTCCGCTTCCTGGGCGAAGATCCCTGGGAACGGCTCGCATCCCTGCGCAAGGCCCTCCCGAACATCTGCATCCAGATGCTCCTGCGCGGCCGCAACACCGTGGGCTACACCCCGTACCCCACCGAGGTGGCAGAAGCGTTCGTTCAGGAAGCTGCCGCAGCCGGCGTGGACATCTTCCGCATCTTCGACGCCTTGAACGACGTCGAACAAATGGAACCCGCCATCCGTGCCGTGCGCGCCACCGGCACGGCAGTCGCTGAAGTGGCCCTGTGCTACACCGCTGACATGCTGGACCCCAACGAGAAGCTGTACACGCTGGACTACTATCTGGACCTGGCCCAGAAGATCGTCGATGCCGGAGCCCACATTCTGGCCATCAAGGACATGGCCGGACTCCTGCGGCCCGCCGCGGCTGCCAAGCTGGTGGCTGCGCTGCGTGAACGCTTCGAGCTGCCCGTGCACCTGCACACCCACGACACCGCAGGCGGTCAGCTCGCCACCCTGCTTGCTGCGGCAAACGCGGGAGTGGACGCGGTTGACGTCGCCTCTGCATCCCTGGCCGGCACCACCAGCCAGCCCTCGGCCTCCTCCCTCGTGGCAGCCATGGCCCACACCGACCGTGACACCGGCCTCGATCTGGACGCCGTCAGCGCCATGGAGCCGTACTGGGAAGCGGTGCGCCGGGTTTATGCTCCGTTTGAATCAGGGCTGGCCGGACCCACCGGCCGGGTCTACCAGCACGAGATTCCCGGCGGACAGCTTTCCAACCTGCGTCAGCAGGCCATCGCCCTTGGGCTGGGGGAGCGGTTCGAGGCCATCGAAGACATGTACACCGCGGCGAACCGCATCCTGGGCCGGCTGGTCAAGGTCACTCCGTCGTCCAAGGTGGTCGGTGACCTGGCGCTCCAGCTGGTCGGCAGCAACGTGTCGCCCGATGACTTCGAAGAGAACCCGCAGAACTATGACATCCCGGACTCGGTGATCGGCTTCCTCAGCGGCGAGCTGGGCAACCCGCCGGGGGGATGGCCGGAACCCTTCCGCACCAAGGCTCTCCAGGGGCGCACCATCAAGGTGCGCGACGCCGAACTGACCGAGGTGGACCTCGAGGGCTTGTCCGGTGACTCGGCCACCCGGCGCGAAACGCTGAACCGGCTGCTCTTCCCCGGCCCGGCCAAGGAATTCGCCACCGTCCGCGAAACCTACGGTGATGTCTCGGTGCTGGACACCCGCGATTACCTGTACGGACTGCAGCAGGGCGTTGAGCACGTAGTTGAGCTCGAAAAGGGCGTGCGCTTGATTGCCACCCTGGAAGCCGTGTCCGACCCGGATGAAAAGGGCATGCGGTCCGTCATGACCACGCTCAACGGGCAGATGCGCCCCGTGCTGGTCCGTGACCGCAGCGTGAAGTCCGAAGCCAAGGTTGCCGAGCAGGCCGACTCCGGTAATCCCGGACACGTGGCAGCTCCGTTTGCCGGTGCCGTCACCGTCACGGTAAAGGCAGGCGACGAAGTGGCGGCCGGAGAAACCGTGGCGACCATCGAAGCCATGAAGATGGAGGCTTCCATCACCGCCACCGTGGCGGGTACCGTTTCCCGGCTGGCGATCTCCGCCGTCGAGCAGGTGCAGGGCGGAGACCTGCTTGTGGTGATTGATCCGAAGGACGGCTAACCCCACCCCCCCCCCCGTCCGCGGCTGTCTCAGCCGCGGTGGGCCCCGCGATCCGGCAGCCGGAGCGCGGGGCCCTTTCGCGTCTTAGACTGGGTGCGTGACTCACTTTGATTTGGCCATTATTGGCTCAGGTTCCGGAAACTCTCTGATCACGCCCGACTGGGACGACAAGAAGGTGGCTGTGATCGACGGCGGAACCTTCGGGGGCACCTGCCTGAACGTGGGCTGCATCCCCACCAAGATGTATGTCTATCCGGCGCAGTTGGCAGCAGCCGCGTCCGACGCCGCCCGCCTGGGTGTGGACGTGACCCTGGACAAGGTGCACTGGCGGGACATCCGCGACCGCATCTTCACCCGCATCGACGCGATCTCCACGGGCGGGCGACGCTACCGGGCGGAGGAGCTGGACAACGTCACCCTGTACGACAGCCATGTCCGTTTCGTCAGCGAGCATGCCTTGGAAACAGAGGACGGACAGCGGATCACCGCGGACCAGATTGTCGTGGCCGCCGGGTCGCGTCCGGTGCTCCCCAACATCCCCGGCATGGATCTTCCCCAGGTGCATACCTCTGACACGGTCATGCGCATTCCAGACCTTCCCGAGCGGATCCTGATCATCGGCGGCGGCTACATTGCCGCCGAGTTCGGGTTTGTCTTTTCCGCCTTCGGAGCCAAGGTCACCATGGCTGCCCGCTCCGGGCCGCTCCTGCGGGCCCTGGACGCCACGGTGTCAGAGCGCTTCACCGAAGCT
Proteins encoded:
- a CDS encoding ParA family protein, producing MQVVSISSLKGGVGKTSVTLGLASAALAAGIPTLVVDLDPHADATTGLGVTAGDKPGIGEMLKNSRRAQLGDNVVPSGWVANDRRAKNQDPKHQPVLDVAMGSAFSGIYDRPDLGRRDLKRLSTLLSRVSGYGLVLIDCPPSLNGLTRMAWTASNRVLLVAEPGLFSVAGTERTMRALELFRTEFAPNLAPASIIANRVRSGSNEHTFRLAEMKQMFGDLLLSPTIAEQANWQQIQGAAHSVHHWPGESAKQAAGTFDALLKNLMETGSVRNRVIRRAS
- a CDS encoding pyruvate carboxylase — its product is MFSKILVANRGEIAIRAFRAAYELGAKTVAVFPQEDRNSIHRQKADEAYLIGEEGHPVRAYLNVDEIIRVAKESGCDAIYPGYGFLSENPQLARAAKEAGITFVGPDADILELAGHKVHALNAAREAGIPVLRSTQPSSDPEKLLAEAEDIGFPIFVKAVAGGGGRGMRRVDTAKDLPEALSAAMREADTAFGDSTVFLEQAVLRPRHIEVQILADGEGNVIHLFERDCSLQRRHQKVIEIAPAPNLDESIRQALYRDAVKFAKALKYENAGTVEFLVDTVGERAGQHVFIEMNPRIQVEHTVTEEITDVDLVQSQLRIAAGETLEDLGLRQDELRVRGAALQCRITTEDPANGFRPDVGKISGYRSAGGAGVRLDGGTVYAGADISPHFDSMLVKLTCRGRTYPAAVNRARRALAEFRIRGVSSNISFLQAVLDDPDFIAGDVATSFIEERPELLSARGSADRGSRLLNWLADTTVNKPYGELPVHSDPADKLPADLPEVRPGSRQRLEELGPEGFAAELRAQQALAVTDTTFRDAHQSLLATRVRTRDLLLAAPAVSALTPELLSVEAWGGATYDVALRFLGEDPWERLASLRKALPNICIQMLLRGRNTVGYTPYPTEVAEAFVQEAAAAGVDIFRIFDALNDVEQMEPAIRAVRATGTAVAEVALCYTADMLDPNEKLYTLDYYLDLAQKIVDAGAHILAIKDMAGLLRPAAAAKLVAALRERFELPVHLHTHDTAGGQLATLLAAANAGVDAVDVASASLAGTTSQPSASSLVAAMAHTDRDTGLDLDAVSAMEPYWEAVRRVYAPFESGLAGPTGRVYQHEIPGGQLSNLRQQAIALGLGERFEAIEDMYTAANRILGRLVKVTPSSKVVGDLALQLVGSNVSPDDFEENPQNYDIPDSVIGFLSGELGNPPGGWPEPFRTKALQGRTIKVRDAELTEVDLEGLSGDSATRRETLNRLLFPGPAKEFATVRETYGDVSVLDTRDYLYGLQQGVEHVVELEKGVRLIATLEAVSDPDEKGMRSVMTTLNGQMRPVLVRDRSVKSEAKVAEQADSGNPGHVAAPFAGAVTVTVKAGDEVAAGETVATIEAMKMEASITATVAGTVSRLAISAVEQVQGGDLLVVIDPKDG